A region of Thermodesulfobacteriota bacterium DNA encodes the following proteins:
- a CDS encoding HNH endonuclease translates to MNADYTFLNVVDWKRAMCLLTKGKITVLKYSDRIVRTAEGVAMKIPAVMKLIKLIRALYRTRVPFSKRNVLVRDGFKCAYCSAKKDKLTIDHIIPRSRGGKTDFENCVAACKPCNNKKGDKTPSEANMYLKVKAYQPTISEFLRLKVKKLGIYEVLKGFGIY, encoded by the coding sequence TTGAATGCAGACTATACATTTTTAAATGTAGTGGATTGGAAGAGAGCAATGTGTCTGCTGACCAAAGGTAAGATTACAGTCCTGAAGTATTCTGATAGAATAGTTAGAACTGCTGAAGGCGTTGCCATGAAAATTCCTGCGGTAATGAAGCTGATCAAATTAATAAGGGCTCTTTATAGAACGAGAGTTCCTTTCAGCAAGAGAAACGTTCTGGTAAGAGATGGTTTTAAGTGTGCATATTGCAGCGCCAAAAAAGACAAATTGACCATTGATCACATTATACCAAGATCCAGAGGCGGCAAGACAGATTTTGAAAATTGTGTGGCTGCATGCAAGCCGTGTAACAACAAAAAGGGCGATAAAACTCCCAGCGAGGCAAATATGTATCTCAAAGTTAAGGCGTATCAGCCGACAATTTCAGAGTTCTTAAGGTTAAAAGTTAAAAAGCTTGGTATTTATGAAGTCCTGAAAGGATTTGGAATTTACTAG